A genomic region of Camelus ferus isolate YT-003-E chromosome 11, BCGSAC_Cfer_1.0, whole genome shotgun sequence contains the following coding sequences:
- the FOXI2 gene encoding forkhead box protein I2, translating to MSFGAEPPAPAQERLDMAAYCDGSGPCSAPHGQARAAAHPTGHARGDLGAAGVGARLWLNAPALSSAPYAPGPAPAPPYAAPGPLLGAPGGLAGADLAWLSLSGQQELLRLVRPPYSYSALIAMAIQSAPLRKLTLSQIYQYVAGNFPFYKRSKAGWQNSIRHNLSLNDCFKKVPRDEDDPGKGNYWTLDPNCEKMFDNGNFRRKRKRRGEASAAAPSGTRSPGGAPAPELEPMGAASPDPPASSSPPAPEAAACFSSFASAMGALAGGLGTFPGPLAGDFSFGRPTTVAAHGPQAPGPAPRPAAGHQTAATSFRVGHFVYSREGTEV from the exons ATGAGCTTCGGCGCGGAGCCACCCGCCCCGGCCCAGGAGCGGCTGGACATGGCCGCGTACTGCGACGGCTCGGGGCCCTGCTCAGCCCCGCACGGCCAGGCCCGGGCGGCAGCGCACCCCACGGGCCACGCGCGCGGTGACCTGGGCGCGGCGGGCGTCGGCGCGCGCCTGTGGCTGAACGCGCCCGCTCTCAGCTCCGCGCCCTACGCGCCCGGCCCCGCGCCCGCGCCGCCCTACGCGGCCCCTGGCCCGCTCCTCGGAGCCCCGGGCGGTCTGGCGGGCGCTGACCTCGCGTGGCTGAGCCTCTCGGGCCAGCAGGAGCTGCTGCGGCTGGTGCGGCCGCCCTACTCGTACTCGGCGCTCATCGCCATGGCCATCCAGAGCGCGCCACTGCGGAAACTGACGCTCAGCCAGATCTACCAGTACGTGGCCGGCAACTTCCCCTTCTACAAGCGCAGCAAGGCGGGCTGGCAGAACTCCATTCGCCACAACCTGTCGCTCAACGACTGCTTCAAGAAGGTGCCCCGCGACGAGGACGACCCAG GTAAAGGCAATTACTGGACCCTGGACCCAAACTGCGAGAAGATGTTCGACAACGGGAACTTccggaggaagaggaagaggagaggggaggcgaGCGCGGCCGCCCCCTCGGGCACCCGGAGCCCGGGGGGAGCCCCGGCGCCGGAGCTGGAGCCCATGGGCGCCGCCTCCCCGGACCCGCCCGCCTCGTCGTCCCCGCCCGCGCCCGAGGCTGCCGCCTGCTTCTCCAGTTTCGCCTCGGCCATGGGCGCCCTGGCTGGCGGCCTTGGTACCTTTCCAGGGCCCTTGGCGGGCGACTTTTCTTTCGGGAGACCGACCACGGTCGCCGCCCACGGTCCCCAGGCCcccggccccgcgccccgccccgccgctgGCCATCAGACGGCGGCCACCAGCTTCCGCGTCGGTCACTTCGTCTACAGTCGGGAAGGGACGGAAGTTTGA